The Gadus macrocephalus chromosome 21, ASM3116895v1 genome has a segment encoding these proteins:
- the trib2 gene encoding tribbles homolog 2, with the protein MNIQRSNPINISRYGRSRHKSHDFEELSCLRTTESSQSFSPNLGSPSPPETPDSSHCISRIGDYLLLEPLEGDHVFRAAHLHSGEELVCKVFEIGRYQESLAAYFALGQHQHINQILEILLGETRAYVFFERSHGDMHSFVRTCKKLREDEAARLFHQIASAVAHCHDNGLVLRDLKLRKFVFKNEDRSLVKLESLEDAYILAGRDDSLSDKHGCPAYVSPEILNASGSYSGKAADVWSLGVMLYTILVGRYPFHDVEPGSLFSKIRRGHFSVPDTLTPKAKCLIRSVLRREPGERLTSREILEHPWFAAASGLPGNGGAGGPQGRAERDQEQLVPEVNMEEELETFFS; encoded by the exons ATGAACATACAGAGGTCAAATCCCATTAACATTTCACGTTATGGGAGATCACGGCACAAATCGCACGATTTTGAAGAGTTGTCTTGCCTGCGGACTACAGAATCGAGCCAGAGTTTCAGTCCCAACCTCGGCTCCCCCAGCCCGCCCGAGACCCCGGACTCCTCGCACTGTATCTCCCGTATCGGGGACTACCTCCTGCTCGAGCCGCTCGAGGGAGACCACGTTTTTAGAGCCGCCCACCTGCACAGCGGGGAAGAGCTCGTCTGCAAG gTGTTTGAGATCGGCCGCTACCAGGAGTCCCTGGCGGCGTACTTCGCCCTGGGGCAGCACCAGCACATCAACCAGATCCTGGAGATCCTGCTGGGGGAGACCCGGGCCTACGTGTTCTTCGAGCGCAGCCATGGCGACATGCACTCGTTCGTGCGCACGTGCAAGAAGCTCCGCGAGGACGAGGCGGCGCGCCTCTTCCACCAGATCGCCTCGGCCGTGGCGCACTGCCACGACAACGGCCTGGTGCTCCGCGACCTCAAGCTGAGGAAGTTTGTGTTCAAGAACGAGGACAG GAGCCTCGTGAAGCTGGAGAGCCTGGAGGACGCCTACATCCTGGCGGGCCGCGACGACTCGCTGTCGGACAAGCACGGCTGCCCCGCCTACGTCAGCCCGGAGATCCTCAACGCCAGCGGCAGCTACTCGGGCAAGGCGGCGGACGTGTGGAGCCTGGGCGTCATGCTGTACACCATCCTGGTGGGCCGCTACCCCTTCCACGACGTGGAGCCCGGCTCGCTCTTCAGCAAGATCCGCCGGGGCCACTTCAGCGTGCCCGACACGCTGACGCCCAAGGCCAAGTGCCTGATCCGCTCGGTGCTGCGGCGGGAGCCCGGCGAGCGGCTCACCTCCCGCGAGATCCTGGAGCACCCGTGGTTCGCGGCGGCGTCGGGGCTCCCCGGGAACGGCGGCGCCGGGGGCCCCCAGGGCAGGGCGGAGCGTGACCAGGAGCAGCTGGTGCCCGAGGTGAatatggaggaggagctggagacgtTCTTCAGCTGA